CTACGCTGCGGTCAGTCCGCAAGATAAAAGCAGCCTGAATCAGTATATTGCCGGGCTGACCTCACGCGATCCCCGTCGTTTGAACCGCAATGAGCAGTTCGCTTACTGGGTGAATATCTACAATGCGCTGACCGTCAAAGTGATCCTCGACCACTATCCGGTCAGCTCAATTACCAAGCTGGGGGGGCTGTTCAGTTTCGGGCCCTGGGATGAACAGCTGATCACCATTGACGGCAAAAAACTGTCCCTGAACGATATCGAGCACCGTATTCTCCGCCCGATCTGGCAGGACAAACGCATTCACTATGTGGTGAACTGCGCCAGTCTGGGCTGCCCGGATCTGCTGCCGGAAGTCATGCATGCCGACCAGATCAATGCTCAGCTCGACGGCGCCGCACGCCGGTTCATCAACAGCCCCAAAGGGGTCGATGACAAAGGCGGTCAAGTCCGGCTGTCTTCGATTTATGACTGGTATCAGTTTGATTTCGGCTCACTGACAGATCTGCAGAAACACCTCAACCGCTACCGCAAACAGCCGGTCACGCTCACCAGCCCAAGGTATGATTATGACTGGCGCCTGAATGAGATTCGCTAGTTCCCGGCTCCCAGACTGGCATCCGCTGATAATTCCGGCTGGCAACCCGTGCCCGCCCCGTTTACAATGAGAGCCGTTCTCATGGGGAGTCTCCGGACTGAGATCGTGTCTGTTTATGTATATGCAGCACACGGGACCCATTGAACCTGAACCAGGTCATGCTGGCGTAGGAATTGAGAAACTGAAAGCACATCATTACTTTCCCTTTTCGTGACTTTCCCGGGACGTGCTCCCGCTCACTCAACGCCGCGCCTTGAAGAAATCGGAATTCCCTGCCAAGCAGGTACTCAGGAGCGCTTTGTGAAACACATACTGACAGCTTTACCCTTACTGGTTGCCGCCTCGTCTGCAG
This DNA window, taken from Photobacterium sp. CCB-ST2H9, encodes the following:
- a CDS encoding DUF547 domain-containing protein, which produces MFSFRRALPLFTVLILLSFSSAPMAAPKADLWPFWQTSNPQSTTTVDHSAWQSLLNTYLLVAPQQTRFRYAAVSPQDKSSLNQYIAGLTSRDPRRLNRNEQFAYWVNIYNALTVKVILDHYPVSSITKLGGLFSFGPWDEQLITIDGKKLSLNDIEHRILRPIWQDKRIHYVVNCASLGCPDLLPEVMHADQINAQLDGAARRFINSPKGVDDKGGQVRLSSIYDWYQFDFGSLTDLQKHLNRYRKQPVTLTSPRYDYDWRLNEIR